Genomic DNA from Lactuca sativa cultivar Salinas chromosome 8, Lsat_Salinas_v11, whole genome shotgun sequence:
AAACACCCAAAATACTCCAAATGATCCGTTAGCAAACATTGACTATATGCAATTGTTATCATCCCCCGTTCAACAACAACCTTTATTTACCAATCTTTCATACCACCCACAATACTACCAAAACCAACCACAACCACAATTTGTTCAAACCCAATTTCAACCCTTTCAACAACAACCTCCTCCGCGTTTTCAGCCCCAAACTTTCCAACAGCCACAACCAAGTTCACAGCCATCTCAAATTCCATTATCGCAATCTCAACCCGTAAACCTTGACGATGAAGACGACGACGAACGGGTTCAAGAAACACAACCAAGTCGTAGAAGGCAAAAAAAATCCAAAGAttcaacaaagaagaaaaacacccaATGGACCGAGGAGGAGGAGGCGACTTTAGCTAAAGCTTGGATTGCCATATCACAAGACGGGGATGTCGCCAACGCGCAATCGGGACATAGCTTTTGGAATCGTATTTTAGACCACTTCCACGCGTTATTGGGAAGGCAAACGAGCCGGACATATGATTCAGTCAATGCTAAATGGCGCGATCTTAGAGCAACGTGTACCAAATTTAATGGCGTATTTGACAATTTAAAAAATATGCATCGAAGTGGTAGCAATGATTTCAACATTTTGTCAACGGCGTTGCACCAATACAAAATTACCAACAATGGTAAACCTTTTGGCAACCAAAAAGCGTGGGAAGTTTGTCGCAATGGCCCAAAATAGGTCCTTTATCCGGAAACGGCGCATTCGGGATCTACCACCGGTTCCAACAAAAGGCCGAGAACGTCTGAGTCGGATATCGGTGCTAACCTCGACCTCAATGATGAGTTCGACGCCACCGAGGGTGAGGGTCCATCGGACGTCCATCTTCGTCGACCACCGGGTAGGGACAAAGCGAGAAAGGGGGCTTCGTCTAGCGGAAAATCAACCAACGAGGACGTGTTAGCGGAGAAAATCGAAAAAACTCtacattttttagaaaaaaaatttgattcaacGGAGGAGCAACGCCGGCGACAATTGACACTCACCAATCTTCAAATCGTAAACACAGTGCCGCAACCCAATCTCGACCCGAAAAATTTAAGGATCTTTATGAAAATTCAACAAGAAGTTCTCGACCAATATCGCAACTAGATTTGATGTTTTTTAAtaatttaggtttaattttctaAGTATGGATTATGTTTTTTTagtattttagttttaattttctgtgttttaaattatgtaatatggttttaattaatataaaatatgttatttataaaatatgttatttatttaatattttatttatttaacaaaatggtaaaaaaataaaaaaataatataaaagtaaatGTTGTTAGTGGTGACCATTTCCATAGTGGAGTGGGTTGGTGGTGAAGGTGACATGGCGCATAGGTGACGCCACTTTTCCGGTGAGTTTATAGTGACGAATCCATATAGCCTTACTCAACCTTTTATTAACATTAGAGATTAATTGGGTAAAAAGTCTCGACCATAATTAAGAAAAAACAACAAAGACACAATAGAATTGAAACACACAACAAGTCAAAAGGAATCATATTGACTTTGACCttttaacttttatatatattttatatattagaTAAATTTATtagtcttttttatttttaattatatattttaatagATTAAAATATAAGCTCATCAATCTCTCCATTAGTATATACAATTCATATTTAGTAGAAATAGGTTCTTAAATGGTTTCTATCTGAAACTCTCCAAATATACAATTCATTTATAAGTCTATAAAAACACTATCTTTATATAATTGTGCAAATTGTAGTAAATAAGTCgttgaaaaaaaaagttagatACTAAACATACATAACCCAAAACCACACGTATCATTCGTATAATTTACTCAAAATTGAATTTTATACAACTTCCGACTTGTTAAACCCATAAatgcttttatttatttatttattttttaaatgctttatgaatTTATTAGTACAACTCATACCACTTTCGAGTTGTTTAACCCATTAAACCATTCTatttagagaaattaaatattataataattCGTTATAAGTTTGTTAACTGAAATTATCACTTTTGACTTGTTTAATCCAATACCCCAATTTTATGTTTAATTAAGTTCCTTTAATTTTAtacaaaatgataattttatGATAAACGAGTCGAAATTCACACAAACTGACTGGTAATTGTCAACTAAAGTTTACATGTCAGCAGTGGAAAAAGAAATTGTTCTTTTTAATACCTTTTCAACTCTGTTTCTTCATGGAGATAACTCAACATCAAACAGATCACCCAATTTCATCTTGAGAAAGTAACATTTAGCTCAAAATTAGAAGATAATAAGGGAGAATTACAACAGATGAACATATGAACATACAAACGAAAATCGTTTGAATTCTGATTCTTATTAGGTTTAATTTATCAGTAATAAACAAACCATACTCGCCGTCGCCAAGAACAGCTAGAAAAACCCACAAAAAAAAACTACGATAAATTATTCCTCAATCGAGAAAACTGAAGATCTACCTAATAAACCAAAACTTATTACAACAACAAAATCAATTGAATCGAGTTACCTACCGCCGATCACGATCGTCAATCGCCAATCGATCCGATCCCCGTCACGAACAAACCGGCGACACCGTCGAAGCTCTTCTAAAGCGTCGTGGGCTTCGTCTCCGTCTCTCTCCGGCGAAACAAAAACACGAGAAAACAGTTCTGAGCACGTTTCGGAGCACCTGTCCTCTTTCTGGAATCAACCGTGGCGGAGTTGACGGTTGTGGAACACGACGGAGTGCAGGCGGTGGTGGGTGAGGTGGAGCGGTGGTAGACATGTTTAGGATGATGTGAGTGTTTATATAGAGTGAAAAAGTGAAGAAGTGAGGTGGAGGACGGTGGCTACGTCGGTGGCTACACCGGGAAACGGCGAGGAATGTGAGTGTGAGTGAGTGTCGTGTCGACAGAGGAGTAGAAGAGTGGGTTAAGTAAGAGAATGTGTTGAATGCGCGTTTGAATCTTAACGAGTAAGGCAGCGTGTGAGACGTGTGTACAATATATATTAAGCTTGGGGAGCAAGAGAATCATTCTTGGCTCCAATTTTTGTGAGTTTGAATGGGTCTTGTTTAGGCACATTATGATTTATGATCACCTACAACCTTTATTTCTTAATGCTTCTATGCAACTTGTTTTTTATGGTAAGGATTAAATCTTGTGCATTCTCTTGTTATGGATTTTTTTGGGTGTTTATAATTTGtagaaaatgatttttttttttaatttagggAACATTAATTGATTATTTTGTTATAATTCTAGTATGATTGATTGTTTTAGGTTAAACGAGATTAATATGCAATAATAGCTGACTTGTAGGACAGTTTTAGAGTAATATGGTCTAAAAAATATTCGAAGAGTTTGTTATTGTTCATGATCATTTTTCTACTGTTGTTATGAACTTTGTAGGTGCTTACATTTATATaaaatgtgtgtttttgtttACGATTTAAGGAAAAATATTcgattgttttgttataattgGAATAAGATTGGTAGGATGACTTGAGACTAATGCGTTCTAAGCAGAATCCAAAGAGTTGCTCTGTGATTATCTATTTCTCTTATTAGCATAAAAAGATGGTTTATAGGGCTTCATGTGGAGCTCCATCGACTGATTATTTGCAATATTCCCCCATGGCACCTGTAAGCTATTGATCATTAAGGGATACTTTCACTTAGATGGTGATCCCTTTTTCTCGTGTTCAAACGATCAGAAACACGTTCTGTTTTACTGCAAATGATTGAACTACGAGATTCGATCATTCCTAGTGAAACACAACGTGTTCGAGGTTCACAATGTATTACTTGCTATCAAAGTTTGAGTCATAATTCAGTAAAAGTAACTCTCTTAAGATATATATACTTGTATTAAAGAAATTGGTTGCATGGATTTGAATTTATATAGGTTGTGTAGATGAAATTTTGAAAAGGGAACGAGATTGCCTATGATTAAATGATAATTAAATTACTTAAAGTGAACGAATAACATTTTATTTATACCTATATTTATTTATACATTGGACCAATATGTATAACTTGGTCTTGGATAATATTACTATAATTATGAAAACTAAACAAAGTAATTCTTATGTATTGTGTTCTGGATCCGGATAATATAACTTTTCCTActaacatcttttttttttttctttcatataCAGTCCATTCAAGTATTGCGCAAATCATTCACTATCATGAATATATTTTAGATATAAATAAAATCTGCATAGATGTCGTTTCTCATTATAATAGACAAGACATGCATAACAACATGACAAAAcaatttttaatattaaatattatatatagtaAATGcactaataataaataaatatgttcTTTTGTTATTGTGACAACTTGAGTTCAGTAGTAAATTACTATAACTCGTAAAAGTTAGTAACTcggatttaacttacaaattgTTACTTGTTGTCGATTTGGTGACTTGTCTTTAGATTAGAATCGCAATAAATATTCACAATGATTAGTTGTGAGACCTGTATATTATAATGACtgattaaaataaaatgttaaatacgaaTGATTAAACcgaaagtttatttgaatttgaaataagtaaaattatgagaagaaaaaattaaaaaaaaaacatataaaaaagtaaattaaaattatgtctTTAGTTGTCAGACCCGTGTATTAAACGTGttgattataacaaaatgttaaatacaaatgtttaaactgtaaatttatttaaatttgaaattaaagtttaaaatttgaaattaattcatTTTGATATGTTTAATTTGTGAAAACTAAATTAATAATAGATTGAaagatgaaaaataaaataaatgacaaGTAGAAAATAAATATCTTAAACTTATAACAAAATGATATATGATAAAGTTATTTACTAGAAAAAGCAAAGGAAGAAATGGACCGATATAGGAAGAAATGGACGGATAGAATTTGTATTTGACAAGTTTTAGTGACTTTTTGTTCTTTTTTGATTGTTAGCACTAAATGGATTGGTAACCGGATCAATTGGGCTATAGAGTTAGAATTGGGTTATATTTATCTTGTATGTTGTCGGCCAATTGGCGAGGAATTGAggattaacatattatattttatttgggTTGTTTTGTTCCACATCAATGGACATCTATTAGTTAATCACGTGGGCTGTAAGCCTGTAAACATCGATTCTTGGTCTTGAGGGTTTAAAAGTATACGATGTGGGTAACCTGAAGTGGGGTTATGGTTCAGGCAGCATCTCATAACACATCTCATAACACGGTCATAAGATGGTGAGCATTATATCCTCTTTTCGTTAAGGGGTGTTATAGTATATCTCGTTATGACAAAGATTAGATGAAACATGAAATTTAATTGGTTGTTGCATTTATCAACCAatcaaattattttctttctttttcggTCTACCTCTTAACATGTTTTAACACAAGGAACACTAGTTCCTCTTGATATTATTGATTGAATTGTCATTTCAATTCCATGTTATAATATTACTCATACCTAATGCCTTAGCATCTAGCAGTGAGGTTATTCCATAAAAGTTGTAAATTATTAATCGAGTCTTTATGTAGTATTTTAGACTGTACTTCGGTAATTTTCAACTATTGCATACTATAAAAATAGATTCTTTTTTTAACCTAATTTTTTAACTATTACTTGTTAGCAACATGTAAATTGTGTGTGTTTCCAtaaaaacctatatatatatatatatatatatatatatatatatatatatatatatatatatatatatatatatttccaatGTTAGACATTTTATTTTCTCAAAATAAACCTAACTTGAACCTAATATCCAACAAATGCACATGCGCCCTAACATGGCCGGTAGAGTAAATTAACAAAAATAGGCCCTAGAACTTGAAATATCTAAAGTTTTTAAACAAAGGAATTATAACTTTTCATTCAAAATATAGGTCCTAAAACTTacagaataaataaataaaatttcacttaaaataatacataaattttttttttgcttatacTCGAATATCGCCATCCTTTTAATACTCATTAAATTGAAATTTTCAATAATATCTTCATAAATAACTTTATCCAAAAAAGTTGTTTTCAATTGCGATTTGctatttttcttctttgttcttcATTTTGAAGAATAAAACTTTGATGATTAAATGATTTGCTTCTAATatattgtaatatatatatatatatatatatatatatatatatatatatatatatatatatatatatatatatatatatatatagttaggttcaaatgttttcactatctattgtgtgtctGTATCATTgattctgaaccaatcattttagttattttaagaaagtaattaatgcatattaaatgctgaagatgtaattaatacctattatatcttgacatgtaatatgcattaattactttcttaaaataactaaaatgattggtccagaa
This window encodes:
- the LOC128127698 gene encoding uncharacterized protein LOC128127698 yields the protein MDPNQNNSPTPNTQNTPNDPLANIDYMQLLSSPVQQQPLFTNLSYHPQYYQNQPQPQFVQTQFQPFQQQPPPRFQPQTFQQPQPSSQPSQIPLSQSQPVNLDDEDDDERVQETQPSRRRQKKSKDSTKKKNTQWTEEEEATLAKAWIAISQDGDVANAQSGHSFWNRILDHFHALLGRQTSRTYDSVNAKWRDLRATCTKFNGVFDNLKNMHRSGSNDFNILSTALHQYKITNNGKPFGNQKAWEVCRNGPK